One genomic region from Rosa rugosa chromosome 1, drRosRugo1.1, whole genome shotgun sequence encodes:
- the LOC133726522 gene encoding WAT1-related protein At4g15540-like isoform X1, producing MAWRYAQKDVILPFTAMVTMECIYVGLNIFFKAATSRGLSYYVFIVYSYAIATLLLLPLPFIFRRTGLPPFKLSLLFELFLLGLTRFLGNLCLYKGIEYSSPTLASAIGNLSPAFIFILAVIFRMERLSFRSSSSLAKVMGTLVSISGAMVVVLYKGPTILSTTAEKNWVTGGLLVAVGFLMFSTWSILQKHIMKTTCTDELVLAFLNNLCGTIISAPVCFLEEKELGAWIVRPGIPLLAILYSGAFGSSLNILVHMWGVNVKGPVYVSSFKPLSIAIAAASGVIFLGDDLHLGIVVGAVMLSIGLFAVLWGKAKEEEMSEDCGFDSLRGLPICKKPLLESYKVENM from the exons ATGGCATGGAGGTATGCTCAGAAGGATGTAATTCTGCCATTCACCGCCATGGTTACAATGGAGTGCATCTATGTTGGGTTGAACATCTTCTTTAAAGCAGCCACCTCAAGAGGGTTAAGCTACTATGTCTTCATTGTCTACTCTTATGCAATTGCTactcttcttctccttcctctACCTTTCATCTTTCGCAG AACAGGGCTTCCTCCATTCAAGCTCTCACTCCTCTTTGAACTTTTCCTCCTTGGACTGACAAG GTTTTTGGGTAATTTATGTCTATATAAAGGTATTGAATACAGTTCACCAACTCTTGCTTCTGCTATTGGCAACCTGTCTCCAGCTTTTATATTCATACTAGCTGTAATCTTCAG GATGGAAAGGCTAAGTTTCAGAAGCAGCAGCAGTCTAGCCAAAGTCATGGGCACTTTAGTATCAATATCAGGTGCAATGGTAGTGGTTCTGTATAAGGGACCAACTATTCTATCCACTACAGCAGAAAAGAATTGGGTAACAGGTGGCCTATTAGTCGCTGTTGGGTTCCTTATGTTCTCAACCTGGTCTATCCTTCAG AAACATATCATGAAGACAACGTGCACAGATGAGCTAGTCCTTGCCTTCTTAAACAACCTGTGTGGGACAATTATATCAGCACCTGTATGTTTCTTAGAAGAAAAAGAGTTGGGTGCCTGGATAGTGAGGCCTGGTATACCGTTGCTTGCCATTTTATACTCG GGAGCCTTTGGTTCATCCCTCAACATTCTAGTTCACATGTGGGGCGTGAACGTCAAGGGTCCTGTCTATGTATCGAGCTTCAAGCCATTGTCAATTGCCATTGCTGCAGCTTCTGGTGTCATTTTCCTTGGTGATGATCTCCATCTTGGCAT TGTTGTTGGAGCTGTAATGCTATCCATAGGGTTGTTTGCAGTACTATGGGGAAaggcaaaagaagaagaaatgagcgAAGACTGTGGCTTTGATAGCTTGAGAGGGTTACCTATTTGTAAGAAACCTCTGTTGGAAAGCTACAAAGTTGAAAACATGTAa
- the LOC133734166 gene encoding WAT1-related protein At4g15540-like: protein MIVVLYKGPTILSITTEKDWIDGGLLLTVGYLLFSAWCILQTHIMKIYPVELVLAFLYNLCGTIILAPVCFLAERNLSAWRPRPVIPLLAIIYSGVFGSSVSILVHIWGLHLKDPVYILSFKPLSIAIAAAFGVIFLGDVLLELQRYQ, encoded by the exons ATGATAGTGGTCCTCTATAAGGGTCCAACAATTTTATCTATTACAACAGAAAAGGATTGGATAGACGGTGGCCTATTACTTACTGTTGGGTACCTTCTATTCTCAGCCTGGTGTATCCTTCAG ACACATATCATGAAGATATACCCGGTTGAGCTAGTTCTGGCCTTCTTATACAACTTGTGTGGCACAATAATATTGGCACCAGTATGTTTCTTAGCTGAAAGAAACTTGAGTGCTTGGAGACCACGACCTGTTATTCCGTTGCTTGCCATTATCTACTCG GGAGTATTTGGTTCATCCGTCAGCATTCTAGTTCACATATGGGGCCTGCACTTGAAGGATCCTGTTTATATTTTGAGCTTCAAGCCATTGTCAATTGCAATTGCTGCTGCTTTCGGTGTCATATTCCTTGGTgatg TGTTGTTGGAGCTGCAACGCTATCAATAG
- the LOC133726523 gene encoding WAT1-related protein At4g15540-like, which translates to MEWMSGHKDVLPFTAMIIVECINVGSGVFFKAAASRGLSYYVLIVYSYAIATILLLPLLFIFRRTGLPPFKLSLIFKLFLLGIIGFSGSLCVYKGIEYSSPTLASAIGNLFPAFIFILAVTFSMERLNWRSRSTRAKVMGTLVSISGALVVVLYKGPTILSPTTPSILGMSEKEWVKGGLLLTLGYLLFSMWAILQTHIMKTDPDELVLAFLYNLCGTIVSAPTCLIAEKNLIAWRLTPGIPLLATIYSGSFVLSFGILVHIWGMHMKGPVYVASFKPLSIVIAAASSFIFLGDALYLGSVVGAIVLSIGFYAVIWGKAKEEKMNEDCVLPIATSRGLSYSVFIVYSYAIGTILLFPLTFIFRRTELPPFKLTLLFKLLSLD; encoded by the exons ATGGAATGGATGTCTGGTCACAAGGATGTTCTGCCGTTCACCGCCATGATTATCGTGGAGTGCATCAACGTGGGGTCAGGCGTCTTCTTCAAGGCAGCTGCCTCAAGAGGGTTGAGCTACTATGTTCTCATTGTCTACTCTTATGCAATTGCCACCATTCTCCTCCTCCCTCTGCTTTTCATCTTTCGCAG AACAGGGCTTCCACCATTCAAGCTCTCTCTCATATTTAAACTCTTCCTCCTTGGGATAATCGG GTTTTCGGGTAGTTTATGTGTATATAAAGGTATAGAATACAGTTCACCAACTCTTGCTTCAGCTATTGGTAACCTTTTCCCAGCTTTTATCTTCATACTTGCTGTAACCTTTAG TATGGAAAGACTAAATTGGAGAAGCAGAAGCACACGAGCCAAAGTGATGGGTACTCTAGTATCAATATCAGGCGCACTAGTAGTGGTGCTCTATAAGGGCCCAACAATTCTATCACCTACGACTCCATCCATTCTCGGAATGTCAGAAAAGGAGTGGGTAAAAGGTGGCCTATTACTTACTCTTGGATACCTTCTCTTCTCTATGTGGGCTATCCTTCAG ACCCATATCATGAAGACAGACCCAGATGAGCTAGTTCTGGCCTTCTTATACAACTTGTGTGGGACAATTGTATCAGCACCAACATGTTTGATAGCAGAGAAAAACTTGATTGCCTGGAGATTAACGCCCGGTATACCATTGCTTGCCACTATATACTCA GGGTCCTTTGTTTTATCCTTTGGCATCCTTGTTCACATATGGGGCATGCACATGAAGGGTCCTGTGTATGTAGCAAGCTTCAAGCCATTATCAATTGTTATTGCTGCTGCTTCGAGTTTCATATTCCTTGGTGATGCTCTCTATCTCGGCAG TGTTGTTGGAGCTATAGTACTCTCCATAGGATTTTATGCTGTTATATGGGGAAaggcaaaagaagaaaaaatgaatgAAGACTGTGTCTTACCAATAG CCACCTCAAGAGGGTTGAGCTACTCTGTCTTCATTGTCTACTCTTATGCAATTGGCACCATTCTTCTGTTTCCTCTGACGTTCATCTTTCGCAG AACAGAACTTCCTCCCTTCAAGCTCACTCTCCTCTTTAAACTGTTATCCTTGGACTGA
- the LOC133726521 gene encoding WAT1-related protein At5g40240-like isoform X1, translating to MAERSCYRDVLPFAAMVTVESTNVGLNILFKSATTKGLSYYVFIVYSYAFATVLLLPLPFIFPSRTTLPPLNFSLLFKAFLLGLIGFVANICAYKGIDYGSPTLASAMSNLTPAFTFILAVIFRMERLSVRSISTQAKVMGTLVSISGALVVVLYRGPTVLSNTSEKDWVKGGILLTVGYLLFSTWSILQTHIMKTYPAELVLALLYNLFGTIISAPVCVLIAETKLSAWRLRPGVALAAIIYSGLFSSALSTLVKTWSLNLKGPVYVSIFSPMSIVIAAASSVIFLGDNLFLGSVVGAVMICIGFYGVIWGQAKEEEMKDQDYGFDSLRGLHGGKAPLLETYKVET from the exons atggcagaGAGGTCTTGTTACAGAGATGTGTTGCCCTTTGCAGCCATGGTTACAGTGGAGAGCACCAACGTTGGCTTAAACATCTTGTTCAAGTCAGCAACCACAAAAGGGTTGAGTTACTATGTGTTCATTGTCTATTCTTATGCTTTTGCCACTGTTCTTCTCCTCCCTCTTCCTTTCATTTTTCCCAG CAGAACAACGCTTCCTCCATTgaacttctctcttctctttaaAGCTTTCCTCCTTGGACTGATCGG GTTTGTGGCAAATATATGTGCATATAAAGGTATAGATTACGGTTCACCAactcttgcttcagctatgagcAACCTCACTCCGGCTTTTACATTCATACTTGCCGTCATCTTCAG AATGGAAAGGCTGAGTGTGAGAAGCATCAGCACCCAAGCCAAAGTCATGGGTACTTTAGTGTCAATATCAGGTGCTCTAGTGGTGGTTCTCTATAGAGGCCCAACAGTTCTATCCAATACATCAGAAAAGGATTGGGTAAAAGGTGGCATATTACTTACTGTTGGGTACCTTCTGTTCTCTACCTGGTCAATCCTTCAG ACACATATCATGAAGACATACCCGGCGGAGCTAGTTTTGGCACTGTTATACAACTTGTTTGGAACAATTATATCAGCACCAGTGTGTGTACTAATAGCTGAAACAAAGTTAAGTGCCTGGAGACTAAGGCCTGGGGTAGCATTGGCTGCCATTATATACTCG GGGCTCTTTAGTTCAGCCTTGAGCACCCTTGTTAAGACATGGAGCCTAAACTTGAAAGGTCCTGTGTATGTATCAATCTTCAGCCCAATGTCAATTGTCATTGCTGCTGCATCCAGTGTCATATTCCTCGGTGATAATCTCTTTCTCGGCAG TGTTGTTGGAGCTGTAATGATATGCATAGGGTTTTATGGGGTAATATGGGGACAggcaaaggaagaagaaatgaaaGATCAAGACTATGGCTTTGATAGCTTGAGAGGGTTACATGGTGGTAAGGCACCATTATTGGAAACCTACaaagttgaaacttga
- the LOC133726522 gene encoding WAT1-related protein At5g40230-like isoform X2, which produces MAWRYAQKDVILPFTAMVTMECIYVGLNIFFKAATSRGLSYYVFIVYSYAIATLLLLPLPFIFRRTGLPPFKLSLLFELFLLGLTRMERLSFRSSSSLAKVMGTLVSISGAMVVVLYKGPTILSTTAEKNWVTGGLLVAVGFLMFSTWSILQKHIMKTTCTDELVLAFLNNLCGTIISAPVCFLEEKELGAWIVRPGIPLLAILYSGAFGSSLNILVHMWGVNVKGPVYVSSFKPLSIAIAAASGVIFLGDDLHLGIVVGAVMLSIGLFAVLWGKAKEEEMSEDCGFDSLRGLPICKKPLLESYKVENM; this is translated from the exons ATGGCATGGAGGTATGCTCAGAAGGATGTAATTCTGCCATTCACCGCCATGGTTACAATGGAGTGCATCTATGTTGGGTTGAACATCTTCTTTAAAGCAGCCACCTCAAGAGGGTTAAGCTACTATGTCTTCATTGTCTACTCTTATGCAATTGCTactcttcttctccttcctctACCTTTCATCTTTCGCAG AACAGGGCTTCCTCCATTCAAGCTCTCACTCCTCTTTGAACTTTTCCTCCTTGGACTGACAAG GATGGAAAGGCTAAGTTTCAGAAGCAGCAGCAGTCTAGCCAAAGTCATGGGCACTTTAGTATCAATATCAGGTGCAATGGTAGTGGTTCTGTATAAGGGACCAACTATTCTATCCACTACAGCAGAAAAGAATTGGGTAACAGGTGGCCTATTAGTCGCTGTTGGGTTCCTTATGTTCTCAACCTGGTCTATCCTTCAG AAACATATCATGAAGACAACGTGCACAGATGAGCTAGTCCTTGCCTTCTTAAACAACCTGTGTGGGACAATTATATCAGCACCTGTATGTTTCTTAGAAGAAAAAGAGTTGGGTGCCTGGATAGTGAGGCCTGGTATACCGTTGCTTGCCATTTTATACTCG GGAGCCTTTGGTTCATCCCTCAACATTCTAGTTCACATGTGGGGCGTGAACGTCAAGGGTCCTGTCTATGTATCGAGCTTCAAGCCATTGTCAATTGCCATTGCTGCAGCTTCTGGTGTCATTTTCCTTGGTGATGATCTCCATCTTGGCAT TGTTGTTGGAGCTGTAATGCTATCCATAGGGTTGTTTGCAGTACTATGGGGAAaggcaaaagaagaagaaatgagcgAAGACTGTGGCTTTGATAGCTTGAGAGGGTTACCTATTTGTAAGAAACCTCTGTTGGAAAGCTACAAAGTTGAAAACATGTAa
- the LOC133726519 gene encoding WAT1-related protein At5g40240-like, giving the protein MALQSRIWGSVPFAAMVLVECAEIGVSTISKAAMSQGMSHFVFIVYYNALGTVLLFPYFIFQRNKRAPLNCKLICRFFLLGLIGSSGKILFFAGVKYSSPTLSAALANLTPIFTFLLAIAFRMEKLDLRHPSGQAKSLGTIISVCGALIVTFYKGPAVLMASLSHSGFKNQHIHSEHSAWVFGGLLLAIQCIVSSSWNIAQAATVKDYPEEMTIVFFYTLFLTIQCSVISLFVEWKNPSAWKLELGIEMVAILYAAIFVSVFRIGVHVWCLHKKGPVYVAMFKPLGIAIAVAMVVIFLGDALYLGSVIGSVVIAFGFYTVIWAQIKEKKMVPDNEVQRLESSIQRAPLLPTDVTEV; this is encoded by the exons ATGGCACTTCAATCTCGTATATGGGGCTCAGTGCCTTTTGCTGCCATGGTGCTGGTCGAGTGCGCAGAAATTGGAGTATCAACGATAAGTAAAGCAGCCATGTCACAAGGGATGAGCCattttgttttcattgtttACTATAATGCACTAGGTACCGTCCTGCTTTTCCCTTATTTCATCTTCCAAAG AAACAAGAGAGCTCCTTTGAATTGCAAACTCATTTGTAGATTCTTCCTTCTTGGCTTAATAGG GAGTTCAGGAAAAATTTTGTTCTTTGCTGGTGTCAAATACAGTTCACCTACTCTTTCAGCAGCACTGGCAAATCTTACCCCCATCTTCACTTTCTTGCTTGCCATAGCTTTCAG GATGGAAAAGCTTGATTTGAGGCATCCAAGCGGTCAAGCCAAATCCTTGGGCACCATTATATCAGTGTGTGGGGCACTGATAGTGACCTTCTACAAGGGCCCTGCTGTTTTGATGGCTTCCTTATCACATTCTGGCTTCAAAAATCAGCATATACATTCAGAGCACTCAGCGTGGGTTTTTGGAGGTCTTCTACTTGCAATTCAATGTATTGTGTCTTCATCATGGAATATCGCTCAG GCAGCTACGGTCAAGGATTATCCAGAAGAAATGACCATAGTCTTCTTCTACACCCTCTTTTTGACGATTCAATGCTCAGTTATCTCACTGTTTGTGGAATGGAAAAATCCAAGTGCATGGAAattggagctcggaattgagatGGTTGCCATTCTCTATGCG GCGATTTTTGTGAGTGTGTTCCGCATTGGTGTTCATGTTTGGTGCTTGCACAAGAAGGGGCCTGTTTATGTAGCCATGTTCAAGCCATTGGGAATTGCTATTGCAGTGGCAATGGTTGTTATTTTCCTTGGTGATGCTCTTTATCTTGGCAG TGTGATCGGATCTGTTGTAATTGCGTTCGGATTTTATACGGTGATATGggcacaaataaaagaaaagaagatggTGCCTGATAATGAAGTGCAAAGATTAGAATCATCCATCCAAAGGGCTCCTCTTTTGCCAACCGATGTCACTGAAGTATAA
- the LOC133726521 gene encoding WAT1-related protein At5g40240-like isoform X2, producing MAERSCYRDVLPFAAMVTVESTNVGLNILFKSATTKGLSYYVFIVYSYAFATVLLLPLPFIFPRTTLPPLNFSLLFKAFLLGLIGFVANICAYKGIDYGSPTLASAMSNLTPAFTFILAVIFRMERLSVRSISTQAKVMGTLVSISGALVVVLYRGPTVLSNTSEKDWVKGGILLTVGYLLFSTWSILQTHIMKTYPAELVLALLYNLFGTIISAPVCVLIAETKLSAWRLRPGVALAAIIYSGLFSSALSTLVKTWSLNLKGPVYVSIFSPMSIVIAAASSVIFLGDNLFLGSVVGAVMICIGFYGVIWGQAKEEEMKDQDYGFDSLRGLHGGKAPLLETYKVET from the exons atggcagaGAGGTCTTGTTACAGAGATGTGTTGCCCTTTGCAGCCATGGTTACAGTGGAGAGCACCAACGTTGGCTTAAACATCTTGTTCAAGTCAGCAACCACAAAAGGGTTGAGTTACTATGTGTTCATTGTCTATTCTTATGCTTTTGCCACTGTTCTTCTCCTCCCTCTTCCTTTCATTTTTCCCAG AACAACGCTTCCTCCATTgaacttctctcttctctttaaAGCTTTCCTCCTTGGACTGATCGG GTTTGTGGCAAATATATGTGCATATAAAGGTATAGATTACGGTTCACCAactcttgcttcagctatgagcAACCTCACTCCGGCTTTTACATTCATACTTGCCGTCATCTTCAG AATGGAAAGGCTGAGTGTGAGAAGCATCAGCACCCAAGCCAAAGTCATGGGTACTTTAGTGTCAATATCAGGTGCTCTAGTGGTGGTTCTCTATAGAGGCCCAACAGTTCTATCCAATACATCAGAAAAGGATTGGGTAAAAGGTGGCATATTACTTACTGTTGGGTACCTTCTGTTCTCTACCTGGTCAATCCTTCAG ACACATATCATGAAGACATACCCGGCGGAGCTAGTTTTGGCACTGTTATACAACTTGTTTGGAACAATTATATCAGCACCAGTGTGTGTACTAATAGCTGAAACAAAGTTAAGTGCCTGGAGACTAAGGCCTGGGGTAGCATTGGCTGCCATTATATACTCG GGGCTCTTTAGTTCAGCCTTGAGCACCCTTGTTAAGACATGGAGCCTAAACTTGAAAGGTCCTGTGTATGTATCAATCTTCAGCCCAATGTCAATTGTCATTGCTGCTGCATCCAGTGTCATATTCCTCGGTGATAATCTCTTTCTCGGCAG TGTTGTTGGAGCTGTAATGATATGCATAGGGTTTTATGGGGTAATATGGGGACAggcaaaggaagaagaaatgaaaGATCAAGACTATGGCTTTGATAGCTTGAGAGGGTTACATGGTGGTAAGGCACCATTATTGGAAACCTACaaagttgaaacttga
- the LOC133726522 gene encoding WAT1-related protein At4g15540-like isoform X3 — translation MSSLSTLMQLLLFFSFLYLSSFAGLPPFKLSLLFELFLLGLTRFLGNLCLYKGIEYSSPTLASAIGNLSPAFIFILAVIFRMERLSFRSSSSLAKVMGTLVSISGAMVVVLYKGPTILSTTAEKNWVTGGLLVAVGFLMFSTWSILQKHIMKTTCTDELVLAFLNNLCGTIISAPVCFLEEKELGAWIVRPGIPLLAILYSGAFGSSLNILVHMWGVNVKGPVYVSSFKPLSIAIAAASGVIFLGDDLHLGIVVGAVMLSIGLFAVLWGKAKEEEMSEDCGFDSLRGLPICKKPLLESYKVENM, via the exons ATGTCTTCATTGTCTACTCTTATGCAATTGCTactcttcttctccttcctctACCTTTCATCTTTCGCAG GGCTTCCTCCATTCAAGCTCTCACTCCTCTTTGAACTTTTCCTCCTTGGACTGACAAG GTTTTTGGGTAATTTATGTCTATATAAAGGTATTGAATACAGTTCACCAACTCTTGCTTCTGCTATTGGCAACCTGTCTCCAGCTTTTATATTCATACTAGCTGTAATCTTCAG GATGGAAAGGCTAAGTTTCAGAAGCAGCAGCAGTCTAGCCAAAGTCATGGGCACTTTAGTATCAATATCAGGTGCAATGGTAGTGGTTCTGTATAAGGGACCAACTATTCTATCCACTACAGCAGAAAAGAATTGGGTAACAGGTGGCCTATTAGTCGCTGTTGGGTTCCTTATGTTCTCAACCTGGTCTATCCTTCAG AAACATATCATGAAGACAACGTGCACAGATGAGCTAGTCCTTGCCTTCTTAAACAACCTGTGTGGGACAATTATATCAGCACCTGTATGTTTCTTAGAAGAAAAAGAGTTGGGTGCCTGGATAGTGAGGCCTGGTATACCGTTGCTTGCCATTTTATACTCG GGAGCCTTTGGTTCATCCCTCAACATTCTAGTTCACATGTGGGGCGTGAACGTCAAGGGTCCTGTCTATGTATCGAGCTTCAAGCCATTGTCAATTGCCATTGCTGCAGCTTCTGGTGTCATTTTCCTTGGTGATGATCTCCATCTTGGCAT TGTTGTTGGAGCTGTAATGCTATCCATAGGGTTGTTTGCAGTACTATGGGGAAaggcaaaagaagaagaaatgagcgAAGACTGTGGCTTTGATAGCTTGAGAGGGTTACCTATTTGTAAGAAACCTCTGTTGGAAAGCTACAAAGTTGAAAACATGTAa
- the LOC133726521 gene encoding WAT1-related protein At5g40240-like isoform X3 — protein MAERSCYRDVLPFAAMVTVESTNVGLNILFKSATTKGLTYSPQSMFLFTYLICSRTTLPPLNFSLLFKAFLLGLIGFVANICAYKGIDYGSPTLASAMSNLTPAFTFILAVIFRMERLSVRSISTQAKVMGTLVSISGALVVVLYRGPTVLSNTSEKDWVKGGILLTVGYLLFSTWSILQTHIMKTYPAELVLALLYNLFGTIISAPVCVLIAETKLSAWRLRPGVALAAIIYSGLFSSALSTLVKTWSLNLKGPVYVSIFSPMSIVIAAASSVIFLGDNLFLGSVVGAVMICIGFYGVIWGQAKEEEMKDQDYGFDSLRGLHGGKAPLLETYKVET, from the exons atggcagaGAGGTCTTGTTACAGAGATGTGTTGCCCTTTGCAGCCATGGTTACAGTGGAGAGCACCAACGTTGGCTTAAACATCTTGTTCAAGTCAGCAACCACAAAAGG CCTGACATATTCGCCCCAATCTATGTTCTTATttacatatctcatatgcagCAGAACAACGCTTCCTCCATTgaacttctctcttctctttaaAGCTTTCCTCCTTGGACTGATCGG GTTTGTGGCAAATATATGTGCATATAAAGGTATAGATTACGGTTCACCAactcttgcttcagctatgagcAACCTCACTCCGGCTTTTACATTCATACTTGCCGTCATCTTCAG AATGGAAAGGCTGAGTGTGAGAAGCATCAGCACCCAAGCCAAAGTCATGGGTACTTTAGTGTCAATATCAGGTGCTCTAGTGGTGGTTCTCTATAGAGGCCCAACAGTTCTATCCAATACATCAGAAAAGGATTGGGTAAAAGGTGGCATATTACTTACTGTTGGGTACCTTCTGTTCTCTACCTGGTCAATCCTTCAG ACACATATCATGAAGACATACCCGGCGGAGCTAGTTTTGGCACTGTTATACAACTTGTTTGGAACAATTATATCAGCACCAGTGTGTGTACTAATAGCTGAAACAAAGTTAAGTGCCTGGAGACTAAGGCCTGGGGTAGCATTGGCTGCCATTATATACTCG GGGCTCTTTAGTTCAGCCTTGAGCACCCTTGTTAAGACATGGAGCCTAAACTTGAAAGGTCCTGTGTATGTATCAATCTTCAGCCCAATGTCAATTGTCATTGCTGCTGCATCCAGTGTCATATTCCTCGGTGATAATCTCTTTCTCGGCAG TGTTGTTGGAGCTGTAATGATATGCATAGGGTTTTATGGGGTAATATGGGGACAggcaaaggaagaagaaatgaaaGATCAAGACTATGGCTTTGATAGCTTGAGAGGGTTACATGGTGGTAAGGCACCATTATTGGAAACCTACaaagttgaaacttga
- the LOC133726522 gene encoding WAT1-related protein At5g40230-like isoform X4 has translation MAWRYAQKDVILPFTAMVTMECIYVGLNIFFKAATSRGLSYYVFIVYSYAIATLLLLPLPFIFRRTGLPPFKLSLLFELFLLGLTRFLGNLCLYKGIEYSSPTLASAIGNLSPAFIFILAVIFRMERLSFRSSSSLAKVMGTLVSISGAMVVVLYKGPTILSTTAEKNWVTGGLLVAVGFLMFSTWSILQKHIMKTTCTDELVLAFLNNLCGTIISAPVCFLEEKELGAWIVRPGIPLLAILYSGAFGSSLNILVHMWGVNVKGPVYVSSFKPLSIAIAAASGVIFLVLLEL, from the exons ATGGCATGGAGGTATGCTCAGAAGGATGTAATTCTGCCATTCACCGCCATGGTTACAATGGAGTGCATCTATGTTGGGTTGAACATCTTCTTTAAAGCAGCCACCTCAAGAGGGTTAAGCTACTATGTCTTCATTGTCTACTCTTATGCAATTGCTactcttcttctccttcctctACCTTTCATCTTTCGCAG AACAGGGCTTCCTCCATTCAAGCTCTCACTCCTCTTTGAACTTTTCCTCCTTGGACTGACAAG GTTTTTGGGTAATTTATGTCTATATAAAGGTATTGAATACAGTTCACCAACTCTTGCTTCTGCTATTGGCAACCTGTCTCCAGCTTTTATATTCATACTAGCTGTAATCTTCAG GATGGAAAGGCTAAGTTTCAGAAGCAGCAGCAGTCTAGCCAAAGTCATGGGCACTTTAGTATCAATATCAGGTGCAATGGTAGTGGTTCTGTATAAGGGACCAACTATTCTATCCACTACAGCAGAAAAGAATTGGGTAACAGGTGGCCTATTAGTCGCTGTTGGGTTCCTTATGTTCTCAACCTGGTCTATCCTTCAG AAACATATCATGAAGACAACGTGCACAGATGAGCTAGTCCTTGCCTTCTTAAACAACCTGTGTGGGACAATTATATCAGCACCTGTATGTTTCTTAGAAGAAAAAGAGTTGGGTGCCTGGATAGTGAGGCCTGGTATACCGTTGCTTGCCATTTTATACTCG GGAGCCTTTGGTTCATCCCTCAACATTCTAGTTCACATGTGGGGCGTGAACGTCAAGGGTCCTGTCTATGTATCGAGCTTCAAGCCATTGTCAATTGCCATTGCTGCAGCTTCTGGTGTCATTTTCCTTG TGTTGTTGGAGCTGTAA